The window CGTCGTGTTCAACGTGCCGAGCCCCGCGGGCGCCACGACCAGCACCGGCGCCGACAGCAGCCGGGCCGCGTCCGCCAGGGTGCCGCCGGCCGCGTCGAACCGGACGAGCAGTCCGCCCGCCCCCTCGACCAGCACCAGGTCGTGCTCGGCGGCCAGCTTGGCGGCGGCGTCCGCGACCTCGTGCGGATGCACCGGGGCGCGACCGGCCCGGCGGGCGGCCGTGGCCGGCGCCAACGGCTCGGGATACCGGGCGAGTTCGGCCGTCGTCACGGCGCCCGCGAGCCGCCCGACCTCGGCGGCGTCCCCCGGCTCGTCCGGCCGTACGCCCGTCTGCGCGGCCTTCAGCACGGCCACCGAACGGCCCGCCGCCCTCGCCGTCGCGGCGACGGCGGCGGTCACGACCGTCTTGCCGACCTCCGTGCCCGTGCCCGTGATCACCAGTACCGGCATGTCATCCCTCCCGCGCCGCCGCGCACACCGCCCGCGCGATCCGCGCCACGTCCGCGTCGCCGGTGACGTACGGCGGCATCGTGTAGATCAGATCGCGGAACGGCCGCAGCCACACACCCTCGCGTACGGCGGCCTCGGTGGCCGCCTTCATGTCCACGGCGTGATCGAGCTGCACGACCCCGATGGCGCCGAGGACCCGCACATCCGTCACGCCCGGCAGCTCCGAGGCCGCCGACAGCCCGTCCCGCAGCCCCGCCTCGATCCGCTTGACCTCCGCGAGCCAGTCCTGGCCGAGCAACAGCTCGATCGAGGCACAGGCCACGGACGCGGCCAGCGGATTGCCCATGAAGGTCGGGCCGTGCGCGAGCACCGGCACCTCGCCCCGCGAGATCCCGTCGGCCACCCGCGCGGTGCACAGCGTCGCCGCCATGGTCAGATAACCGCCGGTCAGCGCCTTGCCCACGCACATCACATCCGGCGTCACGGCCGCGTGCTCCGCCGCGAACAGCGCGCCCGTACGGCCGAAACCGGTCGCGATCTCGTCGAACACCAGCAGCACGTCGTGCGCGTCGCACGCCTCGCGCAGCACCCGCAGATAGGCGGGGGAGTGGAAGCGCATCCCGCCCGCGCCCTGCACCACCGGCTCGACGATCACCGCCGCCAGCTCGTCGGCGTGCCGCTCGACCGTCGTGCGCAGCTGCTCGGCGTACGCCTCGTCGTACTCGGCGGGCGGCGCGTCCGCGAACACCTGACGCTGGAGCACCCCGGTCCACAGCTCGTGCATCCCGCCCTCGGGATCGCACACCGACATCGGCTGCCAGGTGTCCCCGTGATAGCCGCCGCGCCAGGTCAGCAGCCGCTGCTTGCCGGGACGGCCCAGCGAACGCCAGTACTGCAGGCACATCTTGACCGCGACCTCGACCGACACGGACCCCGAGTCGGCGAGGAAGACATGCTCGAGCCCGTCGGGCGACATATCGACAAGGAGCTTCGCCAGGCGTACGGCGGGCTCGTGGGTGAGCCCGCCGAACATCACATGGCTCATTCGCTCCAGCTGCCCGCGCGCCGCCTCGTTGAGCACCGGGTGGTTGTAGCCGTGGATCGCCGACCACCAGGACGACATGCCGTCGACGAGCTCTCCCGAGCCGTCGGCGAGCCGCATCCGAACCCCGCTCGCCGACTCCACGACGAGCGGTTCCTGCCGTCCGGGCATGGGGCCGTACGGATGCCACACATGCCGCCGGTCGAGCTCCAGCAGCTCGGGCACCGTCCGCTCAGGCATTGGGCGCGAGGTCCGTCCCGGCGCCCCGGCGGCGCACGGCGACCAGATCGGTCCGGGCATCGGCGGACGTACGGGACTCGGAGACCTCCGGGGCCGCGTCGGCGGAACCGCAGCCTCCACCGCCCTCGGAACCGCACACCCCGCCACCGTCGTGGCAGCCGCCGGAACGGTGCTCGGGCAGCGTCACCTGGTCGGTGCCCTCCACCTCGAAGCCGGCGTCCGCGATCATCTCCAGGTCGGCCTTGCCCGCCTGGCCCTCGGTGGTCAGGTAGTCGCCGAGGAAGATCGAGTTGGCCAGGTTCAGGGCGAGCGGCTGCATCGAGCGCAGATGGACCTCCCGCCCGCCCGCGATGCGCACCTCGACGTCCGGGCACACGAAGCGCACCATCGCCAGGATCCTGAGACAGCGCTGCGGGGTGAGGTTCCACTCCTTGGCCAGCGGGGTGCCCTCGACCGGGATCAGGAAGTTGACCGGAACCGAGTCCGGGTCCAGCTCGCGCAGCGAGTAGACGACGTCCACCAGGTCCGCGTCCGACTCGCCCATGCCGGCGATCAGCCCGGAGCAGGCGGAGAGGCCCGCCGCGTGCGCCTTCTCGACCGTGTCCACCCGGTCGGCGTAGGTGTGCGTGGTCGTGATCTCCCCGTACGTCGCCTCGGACGTGTTGAGGTTGTGGTTGTAGGCGTCGGCGCCCGCCTCGCGCAGCCGCTCGGCCTGACCGTCGGAGAGCAGTCCGAGACAGGCGCACACCTCGACGCCCTCGTTGCTCTCCTTGATGGCCTTGATCGTGTCGGAGACCCGGTCCACGTCCCGGTCGGTCGGACCGCGCCCGCTCGCTACCAGGCACACACGCTTGGCGCCCCCGGCCACACCGGCCGCCGCCGCGTCGGACGCCTGGTCGGGTTTGAGCCAGGTGTACTTGAGGATCCCCGTCTGTGAGCCGAGCCGCTGCGAACAGTAGGAGCAGTCCTCGGGACACAGGCCGGACTTCAGGTTGACGAGATAGTTGAGTTTCACCCGTCGGCCGAACCAGTGCCGGCGCACCTTCCCGGCCGCGGCCACCACATCGAGCAGGTCGTCGTCGGTCGTGGCGAGGACGGCGAGTGCCTCTTCGCGGGTCGGCAGCTCGCGCCGAAGCCCCTTGTCCACCAGCGTGTTCAGCAGGTCCATGAAAGCCGATCCTGTCCTACGCACCCGCTCCGGGCCAAGGAGAGTTCGCACAACAGAGTCGCTTCGAGGTGTGGGTATTGCCACATACTGACCTGCTGGTGGTCCCGCTAGTGTCTGTGCACTGCCTACAAAATTCCCGGAGGACCACCCATGGCGTTCGGCTGGATCGACGAGCAGGCGCGAGTGCGCCGCCGCGCCGGACTCGTACGGACTCTGCGCCCCCGTCCGGCCGTATCGCCGCTCCTCGATCTGGCGAGCAACGACTACCTGGGGCTGGCCCGGCACCCCGAGGTCACCGAGGGCGCGGCCCGTGCCGCGCGGGACTGGGGCGGTGGCTCCACCGGCTCCCGGCTGGTCACCGGCAGCACCGAACTGCACGCGGAACTGGAACGGGAACTGGCCGAATTCTGCGGGTTCGAGGCGGCCCTCGTCTTCTCCTCCGGCTACGCGGCCAACCTCGCGGCGGTCACCGCTCTGGCCCCGCACGGCTCTCTGATCGTCTCCGACGCGGGCAACCACGCCTCGCTCATCGACGGCTGCCGGCTGGCCCGCGGCACCACCCAGGTGGTGGCGCACGCCGAGCCGGACGCCGTGCGCAAGGCGCTCTCGGCCCACGAGGGCACGGCGATCACGGTGTCCGACACGGTCTTCTCGGTCGACGGCGACGCGGCCCCGCTCACGGCCCTCGCCGAGGCCTGCCGGGAGCACGGCGCCGGGCTGGTGGTCGACGACGCCCACGGCCTGGGCGTCCTCGGCGACGGCGGCCGGGGCGGCCCGCACGCGGCGGGGCTCGCGGGCGCCGACGACGTCGTCGTCACGGTCACGCTGTCCAAGTCGCTCGGCAGCCAGGGCGGAGCCGTCCTCGGCCCCGCCCGGGTGATCGACCACCTGGTCAACGCGGCACGGACGTTCATCTTCGACACGGGACTCGCCCCCGCGGCTGCGGGCGCGGCCCTGGCGGCCCTGCGGCTGCTGCGCCGCGAACCGGAACGTGCGGCACGGGCCCGCGCGGTGGCGGGCGAACTGCACGCACGCCTGACCGCCGCGGGTCTGGAAGCGGTACGTCCGGACGCCGCGGTGGTCTCGGTGCGTGCGCCCTCTCCCGAGGACGCCGTGCGCTGGGCGGCCGAATGCCGCGCGTCGGGCCTGGCCGTGGGCTGCTTCCGTCCTCCTTCCGTGCCCGACGGCATCTCACGACTCAGGCTGACCGCCCGCGCGGATCTGGCCGGCGAACAGATCGAACGCGCTGTACGGCTGATCGGCGAGACGCGGCCATGAGTCGGCGTGACACGGCCGGGCGTCGCACGATGATGGACTGAACAGTCCCGGTCTGAACGATGACGGTCTGATCAGAAACGGTCAGATGTGGTCGACCGCGGCCGTGAACTCCGCCCAGCTCCTCGACGAGAAGAGCAGCGCGGGCCCGGCCGGGTCCTTGGAGTCGCGCACGGCGAGCAGCCCGGCCCAGGGTGGGGTCTGCGGACACGCGGTCTCGACGCAGTTGTTCGCGCCGGTGCTGTAGCTGCTGCGCAACCACCGCACACCGTGCAGTTCGATGCTTGAGGGGACATGACGAGGCAGTGCACGCATGGTGCCTCCTTACGCGCCGGCGGCTGTCCCGGCGATGTAATCCAACGAGTCCTCGGGCGAAAGGGCGTGGATCTGAAGGGCGTTGAAGGCCTCCGTGTAGGCCTGGAGGTCTTCTTTCCGTTCGAGGTAGAGGCTACTCGTCAAGTGGTCGAGAACAACCACGTTCAGATCAGAAGTGCTCGAAAATGAGAAAACAACGAAAGGGCCGGTGACTCCGATGTGCGCCCCGGCGGCGAACGGCAGTACCTGGAGCCGCACTTGGGGCAGGCGCGCCGCCTCGACCAGCCGTTCCAGCTGCCGGGCCATCACTCCGGGCCCGCCCACCTCCCGCCGCAGCACGGCCTCGTCCAGGACGGCGCTCAGCTCCAGCGGCGGATCCGCGCGCAGCACGTCCTGCCGGGCCAGTCGCACCTCGACCAGCGTGTCGAGCCGGTCCTCCGACAGTCCCTCCACGGCGGCCTTCGTCACCGCACGCGCGTACTCGGGCGTCTGGAGCAGCCCCGGGACGACGGTGGTCTCCAGCGTGCGCATCGCCGTGGCCTGGGACTCCAGGCTGATGAAGTCCCGGTAGGTCGGCGGCAGCACCCCTCGGTAGGCGTGCCACCAGTGGTGCCGGCCGCTCCCGTCCTCGGACTCCGCCAACACCAGGAGCAGTTCGCGGAGTTGGCAGTCCGCCACACCGTAGGCGTCGAGGAGTAACCGCACATCGGCCGGTTTCACCCCGCTCGTGCCCGTCTCGATCCGGCTGACCTTGGACTGGTGCCAGCCCACCAGCCGGGCCGCCTCACCACTGGTGAGACCCGCCGAGGTGCGCAGCGCGCGCAGTTCGGCGCCCAGTTTCCGGCGGCGCACCGCGGGACCGTGCTGCATGGGCTTCTCCTTACTCCTTCCGAGCCACCCGAATACGGTCTCGCGTCGTAGAGTTCACCGCTTTGGGCGACAGATATATGCATATCTTGGTGGATCGCCGCCCTTCGCGGGTGTTCTGGTGGCACTCTGGCGGCGATGCACCAGTCCGGGACCGTACTCGAACCATCCGCTCCATGTCGGACTCCGGTCCCGTGGGAAAGGGACGACGTCGCCATGGCAGACCATCTGGAATCATCCGTCACTCTGCCGAGCGATCCCGCCTCGGTCTCCGCAGCGCGTGTCTACGTGGTGGACACGCTGACGGAGTGGGGTCTGCCGGCGGACACGGAGGTGTCCGACACCGTCCGGCTCATCATCTCCGAGCTCGCCACCAACGCCGTCCAGCACACCTTCGGGCAGTCGCCCACGTTCACGGTGGACGTCGTGCTCGACCGCGACGAGCGGCTGCATATCGGTGTCACGGACAGCCACCCGCGGTTCCCCAGACGGCTCCCCGCCGCCGTCCAGCAGGACAACGGCCGCGGTCTGGTCATCATCCGCTGGCTGACCGCCGAATGCGGCGGCAGGCTCAGGATCCGCCCCACCCGTGAGGGCGGCAAGACCATCTCGGTCGAACTTCCGTGGACCGTCCCGGCCCAGCCCATGACGGCGGCGGGACAGCAGGAGCCGTAGCCTCGGCGCGCCGGCCCCGAGCGCGCGCACGCCCCGTCGGCGTGAGCGACGTCCGCGCCGCCCTCTCCCCGAAGCCTGGCATCACCGCCGCGGCGACGCCTCTCGGCGCGACGCTCCTCCTCCCCGACGCGGTGCGGGGTTCCTGACGGCGCCTCGGCGCGCCGCCTCGTGGACAGCGGGCTCCGGATCCCCGCAGCCGCCGTTCGATCTCTACGCCCGTCCGGGTGGCCCGGACCTCTTGGAGCTGCTCGACCACCATGCGGTGGGCGCGCTGGAGTGGGCGTGCGGCGGTGTGTCTCAGGCGTCGCCGCACGCCCGTCGGGTTACTTCACGCGCCCGTACCAGACGCTCTTGGTCCAGATCTTCTGCAGCCGCACCACGTCCCCGCTCTTGGGGGCGTGCCAGAGCTTGTTCTTACCCGCGTAGATACCCACGTGGTACACGTTCCGGCCCGAGTGGAAGAACACCAGGTCTCCGGCCTTGCGGTTCTGGGCGGAGATGTGGCGGGTCTTGTTGTACTGCTGGGCGGCCGTGCGCGGCAGCTTCTTGCCGACCTTCTTGAACGAGTACAGCGTCAGGCCCGAGCAGTCGAACCGGTGCGGGCCGACGGCGCCGTACTTGTAGGGCGATCCCTTCTTCGAGGCCGCTATCTGGAGTGCCTTGGTCGCCGGCGTGGCCGCCGCTGCCTCGGAGGAGAAGCCGGGGGCCACGATCGAGCCGCCCACGGCGGCGATGGTGAGGGCCGAGGCCGTACCGGCTCGGGCCATCAGCGACGGGACACGATTGAGCGCAGTCATGCGCAACCCTTCGTCAGCCGCCTGTGAAGGATGACCTGTCGGATTCGGGCTGGCGAAGTTGCCCGGCCGCTGACGCGGCTTCACCCCAAGGGCTGCTCGGGTCCGGTCATGGCGTGACCGTCCCGGCGACCCGTCGTGCTTGGGTCCTCCACTCCTGCCGATCCACTCCTGTCGACCGGTCATCCAGGCGGCGGCAGGACTCGGCGTCCGCCCGGATCGCCCCGCCGCTGTGGCGGGGGCTTGTCGTCAGTCAGGGATCTTGACTGATGGTTGTCATGAAATCCCAACGGAACCGGGGATTTGTGTTGTTACTCACCACTCACCCGTTCGGGTGGACACGTCTGTGTTCGACCGGGTGTCCACCCCGCCGCGCACCGTCGGACCAGCGACGGAATGTCCCATTCCGCCCCTCGACCCCGCGCGTCGCGCAACCGTGACGGTCCAAAAATTGGTGTCCCGTCTACTCCGAACAGCGGTACGTCGTTTGGCTCGTTTCGACTCAAGCGCGGACGTCACGTCGACAGAGCAGGGTCCCGGAGCCGACGGATCCGCCGGCTCCGCGTCAACCGACGGACTCCGGGGGCAGGGCGACGCGGGCGGTGCGGCGCTCGCCGTCCAGCACCCGCAGCGCCCGGGCCAGTGTGTCGGCGTGCAGTTCCGTCTCGCCCCGCTGGTGCATCAGGGCCAGTGCGTCCCGCAGCGCGGTCGCCTTGCCGACCAGGGCCTGCGCGGCCCTCAGTCCGCGGTAGGTGTCGCCGTGCAGCGCCGGATTGATCCGGCCCAGCAGGTCCACGACCTCGAGGTAACGGTCGATCAGCTCCGCCTCCGCGCGGGTCAGGGCGGGCAGCGGAGGCAGTTCGGGAGGCAGCACCGGCGGCTCACCGTCCGGTCGGCGCGGCCATGGTGGCCTTGCGGTCGGGGACGATCCGGTCCACCAGGCCGTACTCCACCGCCTCCTGGGCGGTGAGCACCTTGTCCCGCTCGATGTCCTCGCTCACCTGCTCCCGGGTGCGGCCGGTGTGCAGCGCGAGCATCTCCTCCATGCGGGTCCGGATCCGCGTCAGCTCGTCGGCCTGGATCGCCAGATCACTGGCCTGTCCCTGGACCGGCTCGGGCAGGGCGGGCTGATGGATCACCAGACGCGCGTCCGGCAGCATGGACCGCTTGCCCGGCGTGCCGGCCGCCAGCAGCACCGTGGCGGCCGCCCCGGCCTGGCCCAGGCAGACCGTCTCCACGTCGCAGGTGACGTAGCGCATCGTGTCGTAGAGGGCGGTCATCGCGTGGAACGCGCCGCCGGGGGAGTTGATGTAGAGCTGGATGTCGCGGTCCGGGGCCTGGTGCTCGAGGTACATGAACTGGGCCATCACGTCGTTCGCCGAGATCTCGTCCACCGGCGTCCCGAGAAAGACGATCCGCTCCTCCAGCAGCTTCGAGTACGGGTCCATGGTCCGTTGCCCGGAACTCGTGCGTTCCGTGAGCTCGGGCAGCACGTGACGGGCGGACGGTCGGGTCATGGTGAACCCCTCCTCGCGGCAGGGCTGTCCTCGGCGACAGCTTCCTCTGTGAAAAATGTACAGGACGTACATCGCGTTATGATGAGGACATGGCCTACGAGATTCCGGTGACGCAAGCCAGGGCTGAGCTCGCCGACCTGATCAACCGCGTGGTGTACGCCGGTGAGCGCGTCGTCGTCACCCGGCACGGCAAGCCCCTCGTCGCCCTCGTCTCGGCCGATGACCTGCGCCGACTCGAAGAGGCCCAGGAGCTCGCGGAGACCGCCGAGGAGCAGGTGGTCAGCGCCGTCTCCACGGTCCGCGAGGTCGCGTCCGCTCCTCGCGAACGGCAGCGGTTCGGGATCGCGGCGGAGCATCGGGGGGCCGGCCCGGCGTAGCTTTCCGGGCGCGTCGCACAGGCCTGGAGGATCACAGCTCGGTTAACGTGCCCGAAACCCGGTCCAACTAGCCTGCCGCCACGCCACCAGGGCTTTTCCCCGGGGCTGCGGCAGCCGGGCCCCGCACGGTCCGGAGCGAGGACTGTGAGGTGGGACGTGCAACTGACCCCGCACGAGCAAGAGAGACTGCTGATCCACGTCGCGGCCGACGTGGCCGAGAAGCGCAGGGCCCGCGGGCTGAGGCTGAACCACCCCGAGGCGGTCGCGCTCATCACCTCGCACCTCCTCGAAGGCGCCCGGGACGGCCGTACCGTCGCCGAACTCATGTCCTCCGGACGCAAGCTGCTCACCCGGGACGACGTCATGGAGGGCATCCCGGAGATGATCCACGACGTCCAGGTCGAGGCCACCTTCCCGGACGGCACCAAGCTCGTCACCGTCCACGACCCGATCGTCTGACGGGGAGCCGCCGTGATTCCCGGAGAGATCCTCTTCGCCGAGGACCCGATTGCGTACAACGAGGGCCGCGAGGTCACCCGGCTGACCGTCCTCAACGCCGCCGACCGGCCCGTCCAGGTCGGCTCCCACTACCACTTCGCCGAGGCCAACCCCGGCCTGGAGTTCGACCGCGCCGCGGCCCGCGGAAAGCGGCTGAACGTCGCCGCCGGGACGGCCGTGCGCTTCGAACCCGGGATCCCCGTCGACGTCGAACTCGTTCCGCTCACCGGCGCCCGTGTCGTGCCCGGACTGCGCGGTGAGACCGGAGGTGCCCTCGATGCCTGAGATCTCACGTGCCGCGTACGCAGACCTGTTCGGCCCGACGACCGGCGACCGGATCCGGCTCGCCGACACCGATCTGCTGGTGGAGATCGAGGAGGACCGCTCCGGCGGCCCCGGCCGCGCCGGTGACGAGGCCGTGTTCGGCGGCGGCAAGGTCATCCGCGAGTCCATGGGCCAGGCGCGTGCCACGCGGGCGGAGGGTACCCCCGACACCGTGATCACCGGCGCGGTGATCATCGACCACTGGGGGATCGTCAAGGCCGACGTCGGCGTCCGCGACGGCCGGATCACCGGCATCGGCAAGGCCGGCAACCCCGACACCATGGACGGCGTCCACCCGGACCTGGTCATCGGCCCGGAGACCGAGATCATCGCCGGCAACGGGCGGATCCTCACGGCCGGCGCCATCGACGCGCACGTCCACTTCATCTGCCCGCAGATCGCCGACGAGGCGCTCTCGGCGGGCATCACGACCCTCGTCGGCGGCGGTACGGGCCCGGCCGAGGGCTCCAAGGCCACCACCGTGACCCCCGGCCCCTGGCATCTCGCGCGGATGCTGGAGGCGATGGAGGCCTTCCCGCTCAACATCGGCCTGCTGGGCAAGGGCAATACCGTCTCGCACGAGGCGATGCTGTCGCAGATCCGCGGCGGCGCGCTCGGCCTGAAGCTGCACGAGGACTGGGGCTCGACCCCGGCCGTCATCGACGCCTCGCTGACCGTCGCAGAGCAGACCGGCATCCAGGTCGCCATTCACACGGACACGCTCAACGAGGCCGGGTTCGTCGGCGACACGCTCGCCGCGATCGCCGGGCGGGGCATCCACGCGTACCACACCGAGGGCGCGGGCGGCGGGCACGCGCCGGACATCATGACCGTGGTCTCCGAGTCGTACGTGCTGCCGAGCTCCACCAATCCGACCCGGCCGTTCACCGTCAACACCGCCGAGGAACACCTCGACATGCTGATGGTCTGCCACCACCTCAACCCGGCGGTGCCGGAGGACCTGGCCTTCGCCGAGTCCCGGATCCGGCCGTCCACGATCGGCGCCGAGGATGTGCTGCACGACCTGGGCGCGATCTCGATCATCTCCTCCGACTCCCAGGCCATGGGGCGCGTCGGCGAGGTCGTCATGCGGACCTGGCAGACCGCGCATGTGATGAAGCGGCGGCGGGGCGCCCTGCCCGGGGACGGACGCGCCGACAACCGTCGGGTGCGTCGCTATGTCGCCAAGTACACGATCAACCCGGCGCTCGCCCAGGGCCTGGCCCGGGAGATCGGGTCGGTCGAGAGCGGCAAGCTGGCCGACCTGGTGCTGTGGGAACCGGCGTTCTTCGGCGTCAAGCCGCAGCTCGTCATCAAGGGCGGGCAGATCGCGTACGCGCAGATGGGCGACGCCAACGCCTCGATCCCCACACCGCAGCCGATCCTGCCGCGCCCGATGTACGGGGCGATCGGGCGGGCACCGGCCGCCAACTCCTTCAACTTCGTCGCCCCCTTGGCCGTCGAGGACGGGCTGCCTGAGCGGCTGGGCCTCGGCAAGCGCTTCGTGGCGATCGACTCGACGCGCGGGGTCACCAAGGCCGACATGCGGGAGAACGACGCGCGCCCGGACGTGCGGGTCGACCCCGACAGCTTCGCGGTGTACATCGACGGGGCAGCGGTCGAGGCGGAGCCCGCGGCCGAACTCCCCATGGCGCAGCGCTACTTCCTGTTCTGAGGACGCCCTGATGTCACGAGCAGCGCTTCTCGTCCTGGCCGACGGCCGTTTCCCCGCCGGCGGCCACGCACACTCCGGCGGGGCCGAGGCCGCGGTCAAGGCCGGGCGCATCAAGGGAGCGGCGAGCCTCGCCGACTTCTGCCGGGGGCGCCTGCACACGGCCGGATCGGTCGCCGCGGCGCTCTCGGCCGCCGCCGCGCTCGGCATCGACCCCGTCACGCTGGACCGTGCCGCGGACGCCCGTACGCCCTCGCCCGCGCTGCGGGTCGCCGCACGCAGGCTGGGCCGCCAGCTCATGCGGGCCGCCCGTTCGACCTGGCCGTCCGCTGAACTGGACGCCTTGGCACGCGAGTTCCCCAAGGGCGCCCATCAGCCGGTCGTGCTCGGCCTGACGGCCCGGGCGGCCGGTCTC of the Streptomyces koelreuteriae genome contains:
- the bioD gene encoding dethiobiotin synthase; this translates as MPVLVITGTGTEVGKTVVTAAVAATARAAGRSVAVLKAAQTGVRPDEPGDAAEVGRLAGAVTTAELARYPEPLAPATAARRAGRAPVHPHEVADAAAKLAAEHDLVLVEGAGGLLVRFDAAGGTLADAARLLSAPVLVVAPAGLGTLNTTELTARELRSRGLDLAGIVIGSWPADPDLAARCNLADLPDVAGAPLLGSVPAGAGGLSPAAFRSAAPHWLAPRLDGTWDAEAFRMREAPPAS
- a CDS encoding adenosylmethionine--8-amino-7-oxononanoate transaminase yields the protein MPERTVPELLELDRRHVWHPYGPMPGRQEPLVVESASGVRMRLADGSGELVDGMSSWWSAIHGYNHPVLNEAARGQLERMSHVMFGGLTHEPAVRLAKLLVDMSPDGLEHVFLADSGSVSVEVAVKMCLQYWRSLGRPGKQRLLTWRGGYHGDTWQPMSVCDPEGGMHELWTGVLQRQVFADAPPAEYDEAYAEQLRTTVERHADELAAVIVEPVVQGAGGMRFHSPAYLRVLREACDAHDVLLVFDEIATGFGRTGALFAAEHAAVTPDVMCVGKALTGGYLTMAATLCTARVADGISRGEVPVLAHGPTFMGNPLAASVACASIELLLGQDWLAEVKRIEAGLRDGLSAASELPGVTDVRVLGAIGVVQLDHAVDMKAATEAAVREGVWLRPFRDLIYTMPPYVTGDADVARIARAVCAAAREG
- the bioB gene encoding biotin synthase BioB, whose translation is MDLLNTLVDKGLRRELPTREEALAVLATTDDDLLDVVAAAGKVRRHWFGRRVKLNYLVNLKSGLCPEDCSYCSQRLGSQTGILKYTWLKPDQASDAAAAGVAGGAKRVCLVASGRGPTDRDVDRVSDTIKAIKESNEGVEVCACLGLLSDGQAERLREAGADAYNHNLNTSEATYGEITTTHTYADRVDTVEKAHAAGLSACSGLIAGMGESDADLVDVVYSLRELDPDSVPVNFLIPVEGTPLAKEWNLTPQRCLRILAMVRFVCPDVEVRIAGGREVHLRSMQPLALNLANSIFLGDYLTTEGQAGKADLEMIADAGFEVEGTDQVTLPEHRSGGCHDGGGVCGSEGGGGCGSADAAPEVSESRTSADARTDLVAVRRRGAGTDLAPNA
- a CDS encoding 8-amino-7-oxononanoate synthase, whose translation is MAFGWIDEQARVRRRAGLVRTLRPRPAVSPLLDLASNDYLGLARHPEVTEGAARAARDWGGGSTGSRLVTGSTELHAELERELAEFCGFEAALVFSSGYAANLAAVTALAPHGSLIVSDAGNHASLIDGCRLARGTTQVVAHAEPDAVRKALSAHEGTAITVSDTVFSVDGDAAPLTALAEACREHGAGLVVDDAHGLGVLGDGGRGGPHAAGLAGADDVVVTVTLSKSLGSQGGAVLGPARVIDHLVNAARTFIFDTGLAPAAAGAALAALRLLRREPERAARARAVAGELHARLTAAGLEAVRPDAAVVSVRAPSPEDAVRWAAECRASGLAVGCFRPPSVPDGISRLRLTARADLAGEQIERAVRLIGETRP
- a CDS encoding DUF397 domain-containing protein, with the protein product MRALPRHVPSSIELHGVRWLRSSYSTGANNCVETACPQTPPWAGLLAVRDSKDPAGPALLFSSRSWAEFTAAVDHI
- a CDS encoding helix-turn-helix domain-containing protein — its product is MQHGPAVRRRKLGAELRALRTSAGLTSGEAARLVGWHQSKVSRIETGTSGVKPADVRLLLDAYGVADCQLRELLLVLAESEDGSGRHHWWHAYRGVLPPTYRDFISLESQATAMRTLETTVVPGLLQTPEYARAVTKAAVEGLSEDRLDTLVEVRLARQDVLRADPPLELSAVLDEAVLRREVGGPGVMARQLERLVEAARLPQVRLQVLPFAAGAHIGVTGPFVVFSFSSTSDLNVVVLDHLTSSLYLERKEDLQAYTEAFNALQIHALSPEDSLDYIAGTAAGA
- a CDS encoding ATP-binding protein, with protein sequence MADHLESSVTLPSDPASVSAARVYVVDTLTEWGLPADTEVSDTVRLIISELATNAVQHTFGQSPTFTVDVVLDRDERLHIGVTDSHPRFPRRLPAAVQQDNGRGLVIIRWLTAECGGRLRIRPTREGGKTISVELPWTVPAQPMTAAGQQEP
- a CDS encoding C40 family peptidase, giving the protein MTALNRVPSLMARAGTASALTIAAVGGSIVAPGFSSEAAAATPATKALQIAASKKGSPYKYGAVGPHRFDCSGLTLYSFKKVGKKLPRTAAQQYNKTRHISAQNRKAGDLVFFHSGRNVYHVGIYAGKNKLWHAPKSGDVVRLQKIWTKSVWYGRVK
- a CDS encoding ATP-dependent Clp protease proteolytic subunit, with amino-acid sequence MTRPSARHVLPELTERTSSGQRTMDPYSKLLEERIVFLGTPVDEISANDVMAQFMYLEHQAPDRDIQLYINSPGGAFHAMTALYDTMRYVTCDVETVCLGQAGAAATVLLAAGTPGKRSMLPDARLVIHQPALPEPVQGQASDLAIQADELTRIRTRMEEMLALHTGRTREQVSEDIERDKVLTAQEAVEYGLVDRIVPDRKATMAAPTGR
- a CDS encoding type II toxin-antitoxin system Phd/YefM family antitoxin — protein: MAYEIPVTQARAELADLINRVVYAGERVVVTRHGKPLVALVSADDLRRLEEAQELAETAEEQVVSAVSTVREVASAPRERQRFGIAAEHRGAGPA
- a CDS encoding urease subunit gamma, translated to MQLTPHEQERLLIHVAADVAEKRRARGLRLNHPEAVALITSHLLEGARDGRTVAELMSSGRKLLTRDDVMEGIPEMIHDVQVEATFPDGTKLVTVHDPIV
- a CDS encoding urease subunit beta; its protein translation is MIPGEILFAEDPIAYNEGREVTRLTVLNAADRPVQVGSHYHFAEANPGLEFDRAAARGKRLNVAAGTAVRFEPGIPVDVELVPLTGARVVPGLRGETGGALDA
- a CDS encoding urease subunit alpha, with amino-acid sequence MPEISRAAYADLFGPTTGDRIRLADTDLLVEIEEDRSGGPGRAGDEAVFGGGKVIRESMGQARATRAEGTPDTVITGAVIIDHWGIVKADVGVRDGRITGIGKAGNPDTMDGVHPDLVIGPETEIIAGNGRILTAGAIDAHVHFICPQIADEALSAGITTLVGGGTGPAEGSKATTVTPGPWHLARMLEAMEAFPLNIGLLGKGNTVSHEAMLSQIRGGALGLKLHEDWGSTPAVIDASLTVAEQTGIQVAIHTDTLNEAGFVGDTLAAIAGRGIHAYHTEGAGGGHAPDIMTVVSESYVLPSSTNPTRPFTVNTAEEHLDMLMVCHHLNPAVPEDLAFAESRIRPSTIGAEDVLHDLGAISIISSDSQAMGRVGEVVMRTWQTAHVMKRRRGALPGDGRADNRRVRRYVAKYTINPALAQGLAREIGSVESGKLADLVLWEPAFFGVKPQLVIKGGQIAYAQMGDANASIPTPQPILPRPMYGAIGRAPAANSFNFVAPLAVEDGLPERLGLGKRFVAIDSTRGVTKADMRENDARPDVRVDPDSFAVYIDGAAVEAEPAAELPMAQRYFLF
- a CDS encoding urease accessory protein UreF, whose protein sequence is MSRAALLVLADGRFPAGGHAHSGGAEAAVKAGRIKGAASLADFCRGRLHTAGSVAAALSAAAALGIDPVTLDRAADARTPSPALRVAARRLGRQLMRAARSTWPSAELDALAREFPKGAHQPVVLGLTARAAGLGPVDAAYCAAYESVSGPATATVRLLSLDPFDATGVLARLAPELDQVVDRAVEAARRVVDEGVDALPAGSAPLLEIGAEVHAGWPVRLFAS